From Anabaena cylindrica PCC 7122, one genomic window encodes:
- a CDS encoding mobilization protein MobD, producing MATIHFVDGEKGGVGKSLFTRVMVQYCIDNKLVYELVEADQSNPDVGAFYPNNHKIAVFSESERKAYEADEIFNLALTTSVIVNLPAQVYPAVTDWIERNHILEITGKDKVKIHKWFVCSGGYDSVQLFMQSLERFEKKIKHIFVRNFGLCDDWKHVDENKDLKDLIKTYKVAVIDFPKFSYRERNILDAKRINFAAAKDYDELGILGRQRLHSFLKKACEEIEKAKIWNPPAASMTPPSTKVAVTNNNGRITPKKSPI from the coding sequence ATGGCTACAATTCACTTCGTTGATGGTGAAAAGGGTGGCGTTGGCAAGTCTTTATTTACCAGAGTTATGGTGCAATATTGCATTGACAATAAATTAGTTTATGAGTTAGTGGAAGCAGACCAAAGTAATCCAGATGTAGGTGCATTTTATCCAAATAATCATAAAATAGCAGTGTTTAGTGAATCAGAGCGCAAGGCTTATGAAGCTGATGAAATCTTTAATTTGGCACTGACAACTTCTGTGATTGTTAATTTACCTGCTCAAGTCTATCCAGCAGTAACTGATTGGATTGAGCGTAATCACATACTAGAAATTACTGGCAAAGATAAGGTCAAAATACACAAATGGTTTGTTTGCAGTGGCGGATATGACAGTGTGCAGTTATTTATGCAATCTCTCGAACGTTTTGAAAAGAAGATTAAACATATATTTGTCCGTAACTTTGGTTTATGCGATGACTGGAAACACGTAGATGAAAATAAGGATTTAAAGGATTTAATTAAAACTTACAAAGTAGCTGTGATTGACTTCCCCAAGTTTAGCTATCGAGAAAGGAATATCCTTGATGCCAAGCGGATAAATTTTGCTGCGGCTAAAGATTATGACGAGTTAGGGATATTAGGTAGACAGAGACTGCACAGTTTTTTGAAAAAGGCTTGTGAGGAAATTGAAAAAGCTAAAATTTGGAACCCACCAGCAGCTTCAATGACTCCACCATCAACAAAAGTTGCTGTTACTAACAATAATGGCAGAATTACTCCCAAAAAATCACCTATTTGA
- a CDS encoding DUF6753 family protein produces MRNSDTEELDLDDDFLDSVAARGKGLSRIPYPTLLDLAIRGKDDNFKARVWEIVVQTGLDPDDPAFLMMIATGRLQVLLEDSPQEMESMFDQWQTQLYDHLQNYEKAAVKGQQKAIAHAVTTLIKHTEFERAIHSVPSLIAAGILLLITAAVGGVLSVWGMLWYQSSNLDPTGSRQLTQQEANALEWAITNEGKFARNFMEWNRDLLSRDSAGQLVCTKEVKRLGVTLEIGASSRKAVSGFCTLWVQPPNQRKFVSQSKN; encoded by the coding sequence ATGAGGAATTCTGACACTGAAGAACTCGATTTAGATGATGATTTTCTGGATTCAGTCGCTGCTAGAGGTAAAGGTTTAAGCCGGATTCCTTACCCAACTTTACTAGATTTAGCTATTCGTGGTAAAGATGATAATTTCAAAGCTAGGGTTTGGGAAATAGTCGTGCAAACTGGATTAGACCCTGATGATCCAGCATTTCTGATGATGATTGCTACTGGCAGACTACAAGTGTTATTGGAAGACAGTCCTCAAGAAATGGAGTCAATGTTTGACCAATGGCAAACGCAACTTTATGACCATCTGCAAAACTATGAAAAAGCAGCAGTCAAAGGACAGCAGAAAGCGATCGCTCACGCAGTCACGACATTAATTAAGCATACAGAATTCGAGCGTGCCATTCATTCAGTTCCATCATTAATTGCAGCTGGAATACTCTTATTGATTACCGCAGCAGTGGGTGGAGTTCTCAGTGTATGGGGAATGCTTTGGTATCAATCTAGCAATTTAGACCCAACTGGTTCACGCCAACTGACTCAACAAGAAGCTAATGCCTTGGAATGGGCAATTACGAATGAAGGCAAGTTTGCTCGCAATTTTATGGAATGGAATCGAGATTTATTGAGTCGAGATAGTGCTGGTCAATTGGTTTGTACTAAGGAAGTGAAACGCTTGGGAGTGACACTGGAAATAGGAGCAAGCAGCAGAAAAGCAGTATCAGGTTTTTGTACTCTTTGGGTGCAACCTCCTAATCAACGTAAGTTTGTCTCTCAATCAAAAAATTAG
- a CDS encoding ParM/StbA family protein, protein MSNLIVSFDPGASLTKIVYELATEGKPCLMTMEPEMLKLPQSSINAYMSSRKGLEFPKPVDEAWVSCTADGDTQCTVVGFLARQFSASARLDKLKYETSIDKALAVIGAIAQHNKLPNRFSLSLTSLLPYGEYQNRQAFAEQLQVALKDFKFRGQRLRVKLERFECLPEGAGLAMIRQRQNGKEWFNAQTIAVLMFGHRNTSLLLFERGKMTAGYTNGLGFHQMVKRVIERTSGQDATALTAAIYAAGSDITADNQAIRALVKSRDAKNIDYELQMIVNAIATAKSEYWSRLYDWLESTLPAVNEVILSGGAALYLEQELQECFEEIPTYWGTDLQQQVQAAFKNASNDYYHSFQEQEALSFRLIDAFGLFMRFRAQMEKVA, encoded by the coding sequence ATGTCAAACCTGATTGTTAGTTTTGACCCTGGTGCTTCTTTGACCAAGATTGTTTATGAACTAGCAACTGAAGGTAAACCATGTTTGATGACAATGGAACCAGAAATGCTGAAGTTGCCCCAAAGTTCGATTAATGCTTATATGTCGAGTCGCAAGGGTCTAGAATTTCCTAAACCAGTAGATGAAGCTTGGGTATCTTGTACAGCAGATGGTGATACACAATGTACGGTAGTTGGATTCCTAGCACGCCAGTTTTCAGCATCAGCCAGATTAGATAAACTCAAGTACGAAACTTCAATTGACAAAGCTTTAGCAGTAATTGGTGCGATCGCTCAACACAATAAACTGCCCAACCGATTTTCACTATCGCTTACTTCACTACTACCCTATGGCGAATATCAAAATCGCCAAGCCTTTGCAGAACAGTTGCAAGTTGCACTCAAGGATTTTAAATTTCGGGGTCAAAGGTTGCGGGTCAAGCTGGAACGATTCGAGTGTTTACCTGAAGGTGCGGGATTAGCCATGATTCGTCAACGCCAGAATGGTAAAGAATGGTTCAACGCCCAAACCATAGCCGTGCTGATGTTTGGGCATCGCAATACCAGCCTGCTTTTATTTGAACGAGGGAAGATGACGGCGGGTTATACCAATGGGCTAGGCTTTCACCAAATGGTAAAGAGAGTAATTGAACGCACCTCTGGACAAGATGCCACTGCTTTGACTGCTGCTATCTATGCAGCTGGTTCAGATATCACAGCAGATAACCAAGCAATTCGCGCTTTGGTCAAAAGTAGAGACGCAAAAAACATTGATTATGAGTTGCAGATGATTGTTAATGCCATTGCGACTGCTAAATCTGAGTATTGGTCAAGGCTTTACGATTGGCTGGAATCAACTTTACCTGCTGTAAACGAAGTCATTTTGAGTGGTGGAGCAGCTTTGTACTTAGAGCAAGAATTACAAGAATGTTTTGAAGAGATTCCTACTTATTGGGGTACTGATTTACAGCAGCAGGTACAAGCAGCTTTTAAGAATGCAAGTAATGATTATTACCATAGTTTCCAAGAACAAGAAGCTTTGTCATTTAGGTTGATTGATGCTTTTGGTTTATTTATGCGATTTAGAGCGCAAATGGAGAAAGTAGCATGA
- a CDS encoding plasmid mobilization protein has translation MPPKERTIRFHICLTPQEKEQVRQMAAENSLTMAELFRAKTIKNRLPRRVTKVAGQTYWELGKIGNNLNQIAKAINTSVLMGEPVVVDRGLLEQVKNLVRQVRREIAEIDLITDIQDEA, from the coding sequence ATGCCTCCAAAAGAGCGCACAATTAGGTTTCATATCTGCCTCACACCGCAAGAAAAGGAACAGGTGCGACAAATGGCAGCAGAAAACAGCTTGACGATGGCAGAGTTATTCCGTGCCAAGACAATCAAAAATAGATTGCCCAGGCGTGTCACCAAAGTGGCAGGTCAAACTTACTGGGAGTTGGGAAAAATCGGTAATAACCTTAACCAAATCGCTAAAGCTATCAATACATCGGTATTGATGGGTGAGCCAGTGGTTGTTGATCGAGGATTGTTGGAACAGGTAAAAAATTTGGTCAGACAAGTGAGGAGAGAAATTGCTGAAATTGATTTAATCACTGATATACAGGATGAAGCGTAA